Proteins encoded by one window of Candidatus Sulfotelmatobacter sp.:
- a CDS encoding HU family DNA-binding protein translates to MAKMMTKSQIAGHLANKFDLKKKTSVSILEELAMLAAKQARNGFVFPGVGKLVVVKRKARMGRNPQTGEPIKIPAKTVLKFRIAKAMKELALK, encoded by the coding sequence ATGGCCAAGATGATGACGAAGTCGCAGATCGCGGGACACCTCGCGAACAAGTTCGATCTCAAGAAGAAGACGAGCGTCTCGATCCTCGAGGAGCTCGCGATGCTCGCAGCGAAGCAGGCGCGGAACGGCTTCGTGTTCCCCGGCGTCGGCAAGCTCGTGGTCGTGAAGCGTAAGGCGCGCATGGGCCGCAATCCGCAAACCGGCGAGCCCATCAAGATTCCGGCCAAGACCGTGCTCAAGTTCCGCATCGCGAAGGCCATGAAGGAGCTGGCCCTCAAGTAG
- a CDS encoding FlgD immunoglobulin-like domain containing protein, with translation MNRSLHPDRSIQFAALIVLAAIAAAPSTGSRFERGAEARGETEHAPSDWFFFQRAYPFDAIPQKKVDEALDQARADREAQKGAQAEAGLLWTPAGPYNIGGRIAAITAAPGGNPVYFGAAAGGIFKSTNFGVNWTPIFDLWGVYSIGSLTLDPSNSNVIYAGTGESNGAIDNYDGAGLFRSEDGGQSWTSLGLAETARIARVAVDPFDSTRIFVAAMGTQFSTGPDRGVYRSLDRGAHWSKVLFVSDSTGACDVVINPAHPETVYCATWERVRRYTYRRAFGPECGIWRSANGGDTWVKLAGGLPTPDDNLGRIGLSIPKFAPSVIFAQVTSGAIGGYSGVGVYRSLDGGVTWVRRDTGAQFVNAFGGFSWYFGDLAVDPTQPERVFCLGQDLLLSTNGGVNFSSVLGATHVDEHAMWIDPVDSDRIYLGNDGGFYYSTNGGTVWTQSLDTPITQFYAGTVDPSNSSRLMGGAQDNSTSITSGSPNAWGIILGGDGFQCLISPANPNIVYAEYQNCCSGTGPRRSTNGGASFGGPTGFSSSDRYNWNSPIAMSPKNPNVLLAGSQRVYKSVNGGVNYSVVSGDLSTNPVSSLGYGTLSTLAISPADTNLYLAGTDDGRVWYSPDAGVTWNNIQAGLPVRYITRVTPDRSNRQVIYVTLSGFGQDDPLPHVFRSADLGATWASVSSNLPDAPANDLVVDPEDPGTLYLATDIGVYTTHNLGAIWFPLGIGLPITSVADLSLYDTGGVKQLIAATHGRSQWRLDLAALPVAVEPSPPAASRLALEAPAPNPSRGEVRMTLELPSPTGIDAGIYDLTGRRIRALESGPLAAGRHTLNWDGRDQSGRSVPAGVYFARVESALGVRSRSIVRER, from the coding sequence GTGAACCGCTCCTTGCACCCCGATCGCTCCATCCAGTTCGCCGCCCTGATCGTGCTCGCCGCGATCGCGGCCGCGCCCTCGACCGGCTCTCGCTTCGAGCGGGGCGCGGAAGCTCGTGGAGAGACCGAGCACGCCCCCAGCGACTGGTTCTTCTTCCAGCGCGCCTACCCGTTCGACGCCATCCCGCAGAAGAAAGTGGACGAAGCGCTCGATCAGGCGCGCGCCGATCGCGAGGCGCAGAAGGGCGCCCAGGCCGAGGCCGGCCTCCTCTGGACGCCCGCCGGCCCGTACAACATCGGCGGGCGCATCGCGGCGATCACGGCGGCACCGGGCGGCAACCCGGTCTACTTCGGCGCCGCGGCCGGCGGGATCTTCAAATCCACCAACTTCGGCGTCAACTGGACGCCGATCTTCGACCTGTGGGGCGTGTACTCGATCGGCTCGCTGACACTCGATCCCTCCAACAGCAACGTCATCTACGCCGGCACCGGCGAGTCCAACGGCGCCATCGACAACTACGACGGCGCCGGATTGTTCCGCAGCGAGGACGGAGGCCAGTCGTGGACCTCGCTGGGCCTCGCCGAGACCGCGCGCATCGCGCGCGTGGCGGTCGACCCGTTCGATTCGACGCGCATCTTCGTGGCGGCAATGGGCACGCAGTTCAGTACCGGCCCCGATCGCGGCGTGTATCGCAGTCTCGATCGAGGTGCGCACTGGTCGAAGGTGCTGTTCGTGAGCGACTCGACCGGCGCCTGCGACGTGGTGATCAATCCCGCGCATCCCGAGACCGTCTACTGCGCCACCTGGGAGCGCGTACGCCGTTACACCTATCGGCGCGCCTTCGGCCCGGAGTGCGGCATCTGGCGCAGCGCCAACGGCGGCGACACCTGGGTGAAGCTCGCCGGCGGGCTGCCAACGCCCGACGACAACCTCGGCCGGATCGGGCTCTCGATTCCGAAATTCGCGCCGTCGGTGATCTTCGCGCAGGTGACGAGCGGCGCGATCGGCGGCTACTCCGGAGTCGGCGTTTATCGCAGCCTCGACGGCGGCGTCACCTGGGTGCGCCGCGACACCGGCGCCCAGTTCGTCAACGCCTTCGGCGGCTTCTCCTGGTACTTCGGCGACCTGGCGGTGGATCCAACCCAGCCCGAGCGCGTCTTCTGCCTCGGCCAGGATCTGCTGCTCTCCACCAACGGCGGCGTCAACTTCTCGAGCGTGCTGGGCGCGACGCACGTGGACGAGCACGCCATGTGGATCGACCCGGTCGACTCGGACCGCATCTACCTCGGCAACGACGGCGGCTTCTACTACTCCACCAACGGCGGCACGGTCTGGACGCAGTCGCTCGATACGCCGATCACCCAGTTCTACGCCGGCACGGTGGACCCCTCGAACTCGAGCCGCCTGATGGGCGGTGCCCAGGACAACAGCACCTCGATCACCTCGGGGAGCCCGAACGCCTGGGGCATCATTCTCGGCGGCGACGGCTTCCAGTGCCTGATCAGCCCCGCCAATCCCAACATCGTCTACGCCGAATACCAGAACTGCTGCAGCGGCACGGGCCCGCGACGTTCGACCAACGGCGGCGCGTCGTTCGGCGGGCCCACCGGCTTCAGCTCGTCGGATCGGTACAACTGGAACAGCCCGATCGCGATGAGCCCCAAGAATCCGAATGTCCTGCTCGCCGGCAGCCAGCGCGTCTACAAGAGCGTGAACGGCGGAGTGAACTACTCGGTGGTGAGCGGCGATCTCAGCACCAATCCGGTGTCGAGCCTCGGCTACGGCACGCTCTCGACGCTCGCCATCTCGCCCGCCGACACCAATCTCTACCTGGCCGGCACCGACGACGGCCGTGTCTGGTATTCGCCCGATGCCGGAGTCACCTGGAACAACATTCAGGCCGGGCTGCCGGTGCGCTACATCACGCGCGTGACGCCGGATCGGTCCAACCGGCAGGTGATCTACGTCACGCTCTCGGGCTTCGGGCAGGACGATCCGCTGCCCCACGTCTTCCGCAGCGCCGACCTCGGCGCCACCTGGGCCTCGGTTTCGAGCAACCTGCCCGATGCCCCCGCCAACGACCTGGTGGTGGATCCGGAAGATCCCGGCACCCTCTACCTCGCCACCGACATCGGGGTCTACACGACGCACAACCTGGGCGCGATCTGGTTTCCGCTCGGCATCGGGCTCCCGATCACCTCGGTCGCCGATCTCTCGCTCTACGACACGGGCGGCGTGAAGCAGCTGATCGCCGCCACCCATGGGCGCTCGCAGTGGCGGCTCGATCTCGCGGCGCTGCCCGTGGCAGTGGAGCCTTCACCGCCCGCCGCCAGCCGGCTCGCGCTGGAGGCGCCGGCGCCCAATCCGAGCCGCGGCGAAGTTCGGATGACGCTTGAGCTGCCTTCGCCAACCGGAATCGACGCGGGGATCTACGACCTCACGGGCCGGCGGATTCGCGCGCTCGAGTCGGGCCCGCTCGCGGCCGGACGCCACACGCTGAACTGGGACGGGCGCGACCAGAGCGGGCGCTCGGTCCCCGCCGGGGTCTACTTCGCGCGCGTCGAATCCGCGCTCGGGGTCCGCTCGCGCAGCATCGTCCGCGAGCGCTGA
- a CDS encoding MBL fold metallo-hydrolase, whose product MSVARMRFAWLAALLAVAASPRPAACAPSAARAESAAVILLGTGMPFPDAHAQGPAFAVAVGARLFLFDAGAGVMRQMNAAGLPVRNGPITAVFLTHLHSDHTLGLPDVILTSWVMRRTKPLPIYGPPGTAAMTRSILEAWKEDIAIRTQGLEHETPGGQRVEVHEIRAGVVYDSAGVRIRAIPVKHGTWKTAFGYRIDAPGKSIVISGDTAPCAEIESAAKGVDLLLHEVYPAALLKPEDRPGGEDWPRYMRTFHTSDRELGAIAARAKPKHLVLIHIVRMGASDEQLITGIRSGGFRGAVSVGHDLDRY is encoded by the coding sequence TTGAGCGTCGCGCGCATGCGATTCGCCTGGCTCGCGGCCCTGCTCGCCGTCGCGGCTTCGCCGCGTCCGGCGGCGTGCGCGCCCTCCGCTGCGCGAGCCGAGAGCGCGGCGGTGATCCTGCTCGGCACCGGCATGCCGTTTCCCGACGCGCACGCGCAGGGCCCGGCGTTCGCGGTCGCGGTCGGTGCGCGCCTCTTCCTGTTCGACGCCGGCGCGGGCGTCATGCGACAGATGAACGCCGCCGGGCTGCCGGTGCGGAACGGTCCGATCACGGCGGTGTTTCTCACTCACCTGCACAGCGATCACACCCTCGGGCTCCCCGACGTGATCCTCACCTCGTGGGTCATGCGCAGGACGAAGCCGCTGCCGATCTATGGCCCGCCGGGTACCGCGGCGATGACTCGTTCGATTCTCGAGGCGTGGAAGGAAGACATCGCGATCCGCACCCAGGGGCTCGAGCACGAGACTCCGGGTGGCCAGCGAGTCGAGGTTCACGAGATTCGCGCCGGCGTGGTCTACGACTCGGCCGGGGTGCGGATCCGCGCGATTCCCGTGAAGCACGGCACGTGGAAAACCGCGTTCGGCTACCGCATCGACGCGCCAGGCAAGTCGATCGTCATCTCGGGGGACACCGCGCCGTGCGCCGAGATCGAGTCGGCGGCCAAGGGGGTGGACCTGCTGTTGCACGAAGTCTATCCGGCGGCCCTCCTGAAACCCGAGGACCGTCCCGGCGGAGAAGACTGGCCGCGCTACATGCGGACCTTTCACACCTCGGATCGCGAGCTGGGCGCGATCGCGGCCCGCGCGAAACCGAAACACCTCGTCTTGATCCACATCGTGCGGATGGGGGCGAGCGACGAGCAGCTGATCACCGGCATTCGCTCGGGCGGGTTCCGCGGGGCGGTCAGCGTCGGCCACGACCTCGACCGCTACTGA
- a CDS encoding ABC transporter permease, whose amino-acid sequence MIGPDARREPRAANAAFSAWALGATLLLLLFLALPLLGLLARVPIADLARHLGSPHVLQALRLSLLSSVAATAVVALLGTPAAYLLATRRFPGKRAIEVLVDLPMVLPPTVAGFALLMAFGRAGLAGHALSLAGITLPFTTLGVIVAQVFMAAPFFVAPARAGFAGVDRRLTDVAATLGAGERERFFRVMLPLARPTLLAGLAMSAARALGEFGATITFAGNLPGTTQTMPLAVYVALQSDLDAAVALSVLLLLMSFGLLLGLRAAPAGWFWNRHDAPDSGQEAAR is encoded by the coding sequence GTGATCGGGCCGGACGCCCGGCGCGAACCGCGAGCCGCCAACGCCGCGTTCTCGGCCTGGGCCCTGGGCGCGACGCTGCTGCTGCTGCTGTTCCTGGCACTCCCGCTGCTCGGATTGCTCGCGCGCGTGCCGATCGCCGACCTGGCCCGGCATCTCGGCTCGCCCCACGTGCTGCAGGCGCTGCGCCTGAGCCTCCTCTCCAGCGTCGCCGCCACCGCCGTGGTGGCCTTGCTCGGCACACCGGCCGCCTACCTGCTGGCCACGCGCCGTTTCCCCGGCAAGCGCGCCATCGAGGTGCTGGTGGATCTGCCGATGGTGCTGCCCCCCACGGTGGCGGGCTTCGCGCTGCTGATGGCGTTCGGCCGCGCCGGGCTCGCCGGCCACGCGCTGTCGCTGGCCGGAATCACGCTACCGTTCACCACGCTCGGGGTGATCGTTGCGCAGGTGTTCATGGCGGCGCCCTTCTTCGTGGCGCCGGCACGCGCCGGTTTCGCGGGCGTCGATCGTCGCCTGACCGACGTCGCCGCCACGCTCGGCGCCGGCGAGCGGGAGCGCTTCTTCCGCGTGATGCTGCCGCTCGCGCGCCCCACGCTGCTCGCCGGCCTGGCGATGAGCGCGGCCCGCGCGCTCGGGGAGTTCGGCGCCACCATCACGTTCGCCGGGAACCTTCCCGGCACCACGCAGACCATGCCGCTCGCGGTCTACGTCGCGCTGCAGTCCGATCTCGACGCCGCGGTGGCGCTTTCGGTGCTGCTGCTGCTCATGTCCTTCGGGCTTCTGCTGGGATTGCGCGCGGCGCCCGCGGGCTGGTTCTGGAATCGCCACGATGCTCCAGATTCAGGTCAAGAAGCAGCTCGGTAG
- the modA gene encoding molybdate ABC transporter substrate-binding protein has product MRSLRACLAMALVALSVAPLPVAGAPAPVTLHVFAAASLSEAFDDLAKQFDKAHAGCTVQLNLAGSQQLVAQIESGAPADVFASADTAWMGRMVRAGRVAGEPLVFARNRLVLVIPRSNPAHLDRLQDLAKPGIKLVLGAETVPVGRYSREVLKKLSAEPGFGADFSDRVLKNLASEEENVKSVASKVALNEADAGIVYHSDVTQSVAKSTRTIAIPDSSNVLATYPIAALSTAASPELARAFVALAISPAGQKTLERHGMIAAGVARP; this is encoded by the coding sequence ATGCGCTCACTACGTGCGTGCCTCGCGATGGCACTGGTCGCGCTGAGCGTCGCGCCCCTGCCGGTCGCCGGCGCCCCCGCCCCGGTCACGCTGCACGTGTTCGCCGCCGCGTCGCTCTCGGAAGCCTTCGATGACCTGGCAAAGCAGTTCGACAAGGCGCACGCCGGATGCACCGTGCAGTTGAATCTCGCCGGATCGCAGCAGCTCGTAGCGCAGATCGAGTCCGGCGCGCCGGCCGACGTGTTCGCCTCGGCCGATACGGCGTGGATGGGGCGAATGGTTCGGGCGGGACGCGTCGCCGGCGAGCCGCTGGTATTCGCACGCAACCGGCTGGTGCTGGTGATCCCCAGGTCCAACCCCGCACACCTCGACCGGCTCCAGGATCTGGCCAAGCCCGGAATCAAGCTGGTGCTCGGCGCCGAGACCGTTCCGGTCGGGCGTTACTCCCGAGAGGTCTTGAAGAAGCTCTCGGCCGAGCCGGGCTTCGGCGCCGATTTCTCGGATCGCGTGCTCAAGAACCTCGCCTCGGAAGAAGAGAACGTGAAGTCGGTGGCCAGCAAGGTGGCATTGAACGAAGCCGACGCCGGCATCGTCTATCACTCCGACGTGACCCAGAGCGTGGCGAAAAGCACGCGCACGATCGCGATCCCCGATTCGTCGAACGTGCTCGCCACCTACCCAATCGCGGCGCTCTCAACCGCCGCTTCGCCGGAGCTGGCCCGCGCGTTCGTGGCGCTGGCGATTTCACCGGCGGGCCAGAAGACGCTCGAGCGCCATGGAATGATTGCCGCCGGCGTCGCGCGCCCGTGA
- a CDS encoding ABC transporter ATP-binding protein, which translates to MLQIQVKKQLGSFALDVELATADRGVLVLVGESGSGKSTLLRLIAGIFAPDSGKIVLEGAVLDDTAESAHVPAEARRVGYVPQDYALFPHLTARENVAFGLRARGVAGDELGERTRAALQRMGLAELAGHHPAQLSGGQQQRVALARALVLEPALLLLDEPLAALDLKSRRSIRAELRRLLDELPCVSLFVTHSPAEALAFGEQIAVLESGRITQLGRRDELMHRPRSRYIAEFLGTNLFRARVRAVGEGSVAILAVENGEIAAAPTELEGEVFAVVDPREITISLELPEGSAQNVLPGRVEDLQPEPPGGERIRVSLASRPPLVADLTRAAVDRLRLAPGREVYASFKATGVRVFM; encoded by the coding sequence ATGCTCCAGATTCAGGTCAAGAAGCAGCTCGGTAGCTTCGCGCTCGACGTCGAGCTTGCCACCGCCGACCGCGGCGTGCTGGTGCTGGTCGGCGAGAGCGGGTCGGGCAAGTCCACCTTGCTGCGCCTGATCGCGGGCATCTTCGCGCCCGATTCGGGCAAAATCGTGCTCGAAGGCGCGGTGCTCGACGACACGGCCGAGAGCGCGCACGTGCCCGCCGAGGCGCGACGGGTGGGCTACGTTCCCCAGGACTACGCGCTGTTTCCGCACCTCACCGCGCGCGAGAACGTGGCCTTCGGCCTGCGCGCGCGCGGCGTCGCCGGCGACGAGCTCGGCGAGCGGACCCGCGCAGCGCTCCAGCGCATGGGGCTCGCGGAGCTGGCCGGGCACCACCCGGCGCAGCTCTCGGGCGGCCAGCAGCAGCGCGTGGCGCTGGCGCGCGCGCTGGTGCTGGAGCCCGCGCTGCTGCTGCTCGATGAGCCGCTCGCCGCGCTCGATCTCAAGAGCCGGCGCTCGATCCGTGCCGAGCTGCGCCGCCTGCTCGACGAGCTGCCGTGCGTGAGCCTGTTCGTGACCCACAGCCCGGCCGAAGCGCTGGCGTTCGGCGAGCAGATCGCGGTGCTCGAGAGCGGGCGGATCACCCAGCTCGGCCGCCGCGACGAGCTGATGCACCGGCCGCGCTCGCGCTACATCGCCGAGTTCCTCGGCACCAATCTGTTCCGCGCCCGCGTGCGCGCAGTCGGCGAGGGGAGCGTGGCGATCCTGGCGGTCGAGAACGGCGAGATCGCGGCCGCGCCCACCGAGCTCGAGGGCGAGGTGTTCGCGGTCGTCGACCCGCGCGAAATCACGATTTCGCTCGAGCTTCCCGAGGGCAGTGCTCAGAACGTGCTGCCCGGGCGCGTCGAGGATCTGCAGCCCGAGCCGCCCGGCGGCGAGCGGATTCGCGTGAGCCTCGCCAGTCGCCCGCCGCTGGTGGCCGACCTCACCCGCGCAGCGGTGGACCGCCTGCGCCTGGCTCCCGGGCGCGAGGTCTACGCCTCGTTCAAGGCGACCGGCGTGCGGGTCTTCATGTGA